One segment of Calliopsis andreniformis isolate RMS-2024a chromosome 1, iyCalAndr_principal, whole genome shotgun sequence DNA contains the following:
- the LOC143178451 gene encoding lithostathine-2 isoform X2: protein MRLPCLILILCATGTLALVVLPYNNSINQVPVNQPGIGRHNEPIRRFACPIGFFRLKGYCYYLSAGMATWRDAHFLCKDRNATLAILDRNGKDKMLRKYLENDQFMKLERWIGGIFNWQKMAWEWGVTGEEMVFQNFGKPQTGQPKQQYAWHCVTIDPTLNYKWSPRSCVERKYYVCQVRPGRIPRRRKKTIDPYAPQNQRLKPRKKGKKYSKEPQKPNKPKKPRPMWRNWAEQNADNYWVHGVNAGSRPPSKNRMRHHANRTPLNRTAPRVAQVLPQGSEYGAFLGDGPIYGSRSLTDISKGLSQIPGKINDLASEEVILKP, encoded by the exons GCACACTGGCTCTCGTCGTACTACCCTACAATAACAGTATTAATCAAGTTCCCGTGAACCAGCCAGGAATCGGCCGACATAATGAACCTATAAGACGTTTCGCATGCCCCATAGGGTTCTTCCGATTAAAAGGATATTGCTACTATCTAAGTGCGGGAATGGCGACCTGGAGAGACGCCCATTTTCTTTGCAAAGATAGAAACGCCACTCTAGCGATCCTCGACAGAAATGGGAAAGATAAGATGTTAAGAAAGTACTTAGAAAACGATCAATTCA TGAAATTGGAGAGATGGATCGGTGGAATATTCAACTGGCAAAAAATGGCTTGGGAATGGGGCGTGACCGGCGAGGAAATGGTTTTCCAAAATTTCGGCAAGCCTCAAACCGGTCAGCCGAAGCAACAATATGCGTGGCACTGCGTAACGATTGATCCTACCTTAAATTATAAATGGAGTCCACGAAGCTGTGTGGAAAGGAAATATTATGTATGCCAAGTACGACCCGGCCGTATAC CCAGAAGACGTAAAAAGACCATAGATCCTTACGCACCGCAAAACCAAAGACTAAAACCTCGCAAGAAGGGCAAGAAGTATTCGAAGGAACCACAAAAACCTAACAAACCGAAGAAACCGCGACCGATGTGGAGAAATTGGGCGGAACAGAATGCGGACAACTATTGGGTGCATGGTGTGAATGCGGGTTCAAGGCCACCTTCCAA GAACCGTATGCGACATCACGCAAACAGGACTCCACTGAACCGTACTGCACCGAGGGTAGCACAAGTTCTGCCTCAAGGATCAGAGTATGGTGCATTTCTGGGTGACGGGCCCATCTATGGTTCGCGAAGCCTAACAGATATCAGCAAAGGTCTATCTCAAATTCCTGGTAAAATCAACGACTTAGCGAGCGAGGAAGTTATCCTAAAGCCATGA
- the LOC143178451 gene encoding uncharacterized protein LOC143178451 isoform X1 — MRLPCLILILCATGTLALVVLPYNNSINQVPVNQPGIGRHNEPIRRFACPIGFFRLKGYCYYLSAGMATWRDAHFLCKDRNATLAILDRNGKDKMLRKYLENDQFMKLERWIGGIFNWQKMAWEWGVTGEEMVFQNFGKPQTGQPKQQYAWHCVTIDPTLNYKWSPRSCVERKYYVCQVRPGRIPRRRKKTIDPYAPQNQRLKPRKKGKKYSKEPQKPNKPKKPRPMWRNWAEQNADNYWVHGVNAGSRPPSNNRMAFSRNRMRHHANRTPLNRTAPRVAQVLPQGSEYGAFLGDGPIYGSRSLTDISKGLSQIPGKINDLASEEVILKP; from the exons GCACACTGGCTCTCGTCGTACTACCCTACAATAACAGTATTAATCAAGTTCCCGTGAACCAGCCAGGAATCGGCCGACATAATGAACCTATAAGACGTTTCGCATGCCCCATAGGGTTCTTCCGATTAAAAGGATATTGCTACTATCTAAGTGCGGGAATGGCGACCTGGAGAGACGCCCATTTTCTTTGCAAAGATAGAAACGCCACTCTAGCGATCCTCGACAGAAATGGGAAAGATAAGATGTTAAGAAAGTACTTAGAAAACGATCAATTCA TGAAATTGGAGAGATGGATCGGTGGAATATTCAACTGGCAAAAAATGGCTTGGGAATGGGGCGTGACCGGCGAGGAAATGGTTTTCCAAAATTTCGGCAAGCCTCAAACCGGTCAGCCGAAGCAACAATATGCGTGGCACTGCGTAACGATTGATCCTACCTTAAATTATAAATGGAGTCCACGAAGCTGTGTGGAAAGGAAATATTATGTATGCCAAGTACGACCCGGCCGTATAC CCAGAAGACGTAAAAAGACCATAGATCCTTACGCACCGCAAAACCAAAGACTAAAACCTCGCAAGAAGGGCAAGAAGTATTCGAAGGAACCACAAAAACCTAACAAACCGAAGAAACCGCGACCGATGTGGAGAAATTGGGCGGAACAGAATGCGGACAACTATTGGGTGCATGGTGTGAATGCGGGTTCAAGGCCACCTTCCAA TAATAGAATGGCATTTTCAAGGAACCGTATGCGACATCACGCAAACAGGACTCCACTGAACCGTACTGCACCGAGGGTAGCACAAGTTCTGCCTCAAGGATCAGAGTATGGTGCATTTCTGGGTGACGGGCCCATCTATGGTTCGCGAAGCCTAACAGATATCAGCAAAGGTCTATCTCAAATTCCTGGTAAAATCAACGACTTAGCGAGCGAGGAAGTTATCCTAAAGCCATGA